The proteins below are encoded in one region of Streptomyces marianii:
- the pheA gene encoding prephenate dehydratase codes for MSATRYTYLGPEGTFTEAALRTLPEAATRELVPMVSVPAALDAVRNGEAAAALVPIENSVEGGVTATVDELASGEPLMIYREVLLPISFALLVRPGTKLSDVKTVTGHPVAQPQVRNWLRSHLPDAVWESAASNADGARLVQEGRFDAAFAGEFAAATYGLEALVTEIHDAQNAETRFVLVGRPARPAAPTGADKTSVVIWQRDDHPGALLELLQEFAVRGVNLMLLQSRPTGAGIGNYCFAIDAEGHISDRRVGEALMGLKRICPKVRFLGSYPQAGVAAPRRGRRTLRPGTSDAEFVDAAEWLARCQDGRA; via the coding sequence ATGTCCGCCACGCGCTACACGTACCTCGGCCCCGAGGGCACCTTCACCGAGGCCGCCCTGCGCACCCTCCCGGAGGCCGCCACCCGCGAACTCGTCCCGATGGTGTCCGTGCCGGCCGCCTTGGACGCCGTGCGCAACGGTGAGGCCGCTGCCGCGCTGGTGCCGATCGAGAACTCGGTGGAGGGCGGTGTCACCGCGACCGTCGACGAGCTGGCCTCCGGCGAGCCGCTGATGATCTACCGCGAGGTGCTGCTGCCGATCTCCTTCGCGCTGCTGGTGCGGCCGGGGACGAAGCTGTCGGACGTGAAGACGGTGACCGGCCACCCGGTGGCCCAGCCGCAGGTGCGGAACTGGCTGCGGTCCCACCTCCCGGACGCCGTGTGGGAGTCGGCGGCGTCGAACGCGGACGGTGCGCGGCTGGTGCAGGAGGGCCGCTTCGACGCGGCCTTCGCGGGTGAGTTCGCGGCTGCGACGTACGGGCTCGAGGCGCTGGTCACCGAGATCCACGACGCTCAGAACGCGGAGACTCGCTTCGTCCTGGTGGGCCGTCCGGCAAGGCCCGCGGCCCCGACCGGCGCGGACAAGACGTCGGTGGTCATCTGGCAGCGGGACGACCACCCTGGCGCCCTGCTGGAGCTCCTCCAGGAATTCGCGGTGCGCGGCGTCAACCTGATGCTGCTCCAGTCGCGGCCCACGGGCGCGGGCATCGGGAACTACTGCTTCGCGATCGACGCGGAAGGCCACATCTCGGACCGGCGGGTGGGGGAGGCGCTGATGGGTCTGAAGCGCATCTGCCCGAAGGTGCGGTTCCTCGGGTCCTATCCGCAGGCGGGAGTGGCGGCTCCGCGGCGTGGCAGGCGCACGCTGCGTCCCGGGACCTCGGACGCGGAGTTCGTGGACGCGGCGGAGTGGCTGGCGCGCTGTCAGGACGGCCGCGCTTAA
- the efeB gene encoding iron uptake transporter deferrochelatase/peroxidase subunit → MSDNEISRRRLLGTVGAAGATGLALGAAGGAAGYAAAAADPATALATVGSTGEPFHGEHQAGITTPMQSHGHLVAFDLAPGAGRKEAAALMRRWSATAARLAAGEPADDDTGVALDAGPSSLTVTFGFGRTFFDRTGLAARRPVQLDPLPAFSGDRLDPRRSEGDLWVQIGANDALVAFHALRAVQKSAGGAARTRWQMNGFNRSPGITSRPMTSRNLMGQIDGTRNPKPSDPDFDRRVFVPVPGSGSGSPDQPAWMAGGSYAVVRRIRMLLDDWEKLKPKDQELVIGRRKSDGAPLTGGGETTELDLDRTGPDGSPVIPADAHARISAPEQNAGAAMLRRPFSYHDGMAADGTPDAGLLFVCWQADPLRGFVPVQRKLDRGDALSPFIRHEASGLFAVPGGADEGGYVGSRLLES, encoded by the coding sequence ATGAGCGACAACGAGATCTCGCGGCGCAGGCTGCTCGGAACGGTCGGTGCCGCCGGAGCGACCGGACTGGCCCTCGGCGCGGCGGGCGGCGCCGCCGGGTACGCGGCGGCCGCCGCGGACCCCGCGACCGCCCTGGCGACCGTCGGCTCCACCGGCGAGCCGTTCCACGGCGAGCACCAGGCGGGCATCACCACGCCGATGCAGTCCCACGGCCATCTCGTTGCCTTCGACCTGGCGCCGGGGGCGGGCCGGAAGGAGGCGGCCGCTCTGATGCGCCGCTGGTCGGCCACCGCCGCCCGGCTGGCGGCGGGCGAGCCCGCCGACGACGACACCGGCGTCGCCCTGGACGCGGGCCCGTCCTCCCTCACGGTCACCTTCGGCTTCGGCCGGACCTTCTTCGACCGCACGGGTCTGGCCGCGCGGCGCCCCGTCCAGCTCGACCCGCTGCCGGCGTTCTCCGGCGACCGGCTGGATCCGCGTCGTTCGGAGGGCGACCTCTGGGTGCAGATCGGCGCCAACGACGCACTGGTCGCCTTCCACGCGCTGCGCGCCGTCCAGAAGTCGGCGGGCGGCGCGGCGCGGACGCGCTGGCAGATGAACGGCTTCAACCGTTCGCCGGGCATCACGTCCCGGCCGATGACCAGCCGCAACCTCATGGGCCAGATCGACGGCACCCGCAACCCCAAGCCGTCCGATCCCGATTTCGACCGCAGGGTGTTCGTCCCGGTCCCCGGGTCCGGGTCGGGCTCGCCGGACCAGCCGGCCTGGATGGCGGGCGGCTCGTACGCGGTCGTCCGCCGGATCCGGATGCTGCTCGACGACTGGGAGAAGCTGAAACCGAAGGACCAGGAGCTGGTTATCGGCCGCCGCAAGTCCGACGGCGCCCCCCTGACCGGCGGCGGCGAGACGACCGAGCTCGATCTCGACCGGACCGGGCCGGACGGTTCCCCGGTCATTCCGGCCGACGCCCATGCCCGGATCTCCGCCCCGGAGCAGAACGCGGGGGCGGCGATGCTGCGCCGGCCGTTCTCGTACCACGACGGCATGGCGGCGGACGGCACTCCCGACGCGGGTCTGCTCTTCGTCTGCTGGCAGGCCGACCCCCTGCGGGGCTTCGTCCCGGTCCAGCGGAAGCTGGACCGCGGCGACGCGTTGTCCCCCTTCATCCGGCACGAGGCGAGCGGCCTCTTCGCCGTCCCGGGCGGCGCGGACGAGGGCGGGTACGTCGGCAGCCGGCTGCTGGAGTCGTGA
- a CDS encoding copper resistance CopC/CopD family protein, which produces MTTTAPRLGTATLLRLLLITAALLGTVLTGTANAHAALTGSDPKDGAVLAVAPEDVTLTFSEQVALGNDSIRVLDPKSKRIDTGEVRNLGTADVVRYGVALRSGLPDGTYTVAWQAVSADSHPIAGAFTFSVGAPSKTAVELPKQEAGGGLVGTLYGIARYAAYTGFTVLVGGAAFVLACWPRGAVVRPVQRLVVGGWVTLTAATLAMLMLRNPYAGSGELGDAFDLAGLQAVLTTKTGTALVSRLLLLGAAALFIAVLFGAYPKRATGPEGTADPTVPSPAHPEGTADPTVRSPAHPEGTADPTVRSPAHPEGTADPTVRSPAHPESTADLGADAAGGHPEAARERAGENQDLTFGLAVGGTVVAAGIAATWALSEHASAGVQAGLAMPVDVLHLLAVAVWLGGLATLLVALHRAPSIERPAVLRFSRVAFWSVLVLAATGLYQSWRQVGSWSALTGTSYGRLLLVKVGLVAVLVGIAWISRRWTARLSERTPTDGNGEADTGTGGDTGASTEDDGGARAAEAAPDDPVRAAQLARQDAAVAAAARKRLRDADPERSGLRRSVLAEAGVAVVVLAVTTVLTSTEPGRTEEQAARAGGGNSEAAPSKPVDVTLPFDTGGANGRGTARLTVSPGRSGANELRLWTKGPGGQSLDAPEVKVSFTLTAEKIGPLPLVPERVAAGRWSASNIQIPLPGEWQVRITVRTSDIDQTTVEKNVRIG; this is translated from the coding sequence ATGACCACCACCGCCCCGCGCCTCGGCACGGCGACTCTCCTGCGGCTGCTGCTGATCACCGCGGCGCTGCTCGGCACCGTGCTCACCGGCACGGCGAACGCGCACGCCGCCCTGACGGGGAGCGACCCGAAGGACGGGGCGGTGCTGGCCGTCGCCCCCGAGGACGTCACGCTCACCTTCTCCGAGCAGGTCGCCCTGGGGAACGACTCGATCCGCGTCCTCGACCCCAAGAGCAAACGCATCGACACCGGCGAGGTGAGGAACCTCGGCACAGCGGACGTCGTCAGGTACGGGGTGGCGCTGCGCTCCGGCCTGCCGGACGGCACGTACACGGTCGCCTGGCAGGCCGTCTCCGCCGACAGCCACCCGATCGCCGGCGCGTTCACCTTCTCGGTCGGGGCGCCCTCGAAGACCGCCGTCGAACTGCCGAAGCAGGAGGCGGGCGGCGGGCTCGTCGGCACGCTCTACGGCATCGCCCGGTACGCGGCGTACACCGGTTTCACCGTCCTGGTCGGCGGTGCCGCGTTCGTGCTGGCGTGCTGGCCGCGTGGGGCGGTCGTCCGGCCGGTGCAGCGGCTCGTGGTGGGCGGCTGGGTGACGCTCACCGCCGCCACCCTCGCGATGCTGATGCTGCGCAATCCCTACGCCGGCTCCGGCGAACTCGGCGACGCCTTCGACCTCGCCGGGCTGCAGGCCGTCCTCACGACCAAGACCGGGACGGCGCTCGTCTCACGGCTGCTGCTGCTCGGCGCGGCGGCGCTGTTCATCGCGGTGCTGTTCGGGGCTTACCCGAAGCGAGCCACCGGACCGGAGGGCACCGCGGATCCCACCGTGCCCAGCCCGGCCCATCCGGAGGGCACCGCGGATCCCACCGTGCGCAGCCCGGCCCATCCGGAGGGCACCGCGGATCCCACCGTGCGCAGCCCGGCCCATCCGGAGGGCACCGCGGATCCCACCGTGCGCAGCCCGGCCCATCCGGAGAGCACCGCGGACCTGGGCGCGGACGCCGCCGGGGGCCACCCGGAAGCGGCCCGGGAACGGGCCGGGGAGAACCAGGATCTCACCTTCGGTCTGGCCGTCGGCGGCACGGTCGTCGCGGCCGGGATCGCCGCCACCTGGGCACTGTCCGAGCACGCCTCGGCCGGTGTCCAGGCCGGTCTCGCGATGCCCGTCGACGTGCTGCACCTGCTGGCCGTCGCCGTATGGCTCGGCGGCCTGGCCACCCTGCTCGTGGCGCTCCACCGGGCGCCCTCCATCGAGCGGCCGGCCGTCCTCCGCTTCTCCCGGGTGGCGTTCTGGTCCGTCCTCGTGCTCGCCGCGACCGGGCTCTACCAGTCCTGGCGGCAGGTCGGCTCGTGGTCGGCCCTGACCGGCACCTCGTACGGGCGGCTGCTGCTGGTCAAGGTCGGGCTGGTCGCGGTGCTGGTCGGGATCGCCTGGATCTCGCGGCGCTGGACGGCCCGGCTGTCGGAACGTACGCCGACGGACGGGAACGGGGAGGCGGACACGGGCACGGGCGGGGACACGGGCGCCTCCACCGAGGACGACGGTGGGGCCCGTGCCGCCGAAGCGGCGCCCGACGACCCCGTGCGCGCCGCCCAACTCGCCCGGCAGGACGCCGCCGTGGCCGCGGCCGCCCGCAAGCGCCTCAGGGACGCCGACCCTGAGCGCTCCGGACTGCGCCGCTCCGTCCTCGCGGAGGCCGGCGTCGCCGTCGTCGTGCTCGCCGTGACGACGGTCCTGACGTCCACCGAACCCGGCCGTACGGAGGAGCAGGCGGCGCGGGCGGGCGGCGGAAACTCCGAGGCCGCGCCGTCCAAGCCCGTCGACGTCACCCTGCCCTTCGACACCGGCGGCGCGAACGGCAGGGGCACGGCTCGGCTGACCGTCAGCCCTGGCCGCTCGGGCGCCAACGAACTGCGTCTGTGGACCAAGGGCCCGGGTGGGCAGTCCCTGGACGCGCCCGAGGTCAAGGTCTCCTTCACCCTGACCGCGGAGAAGATCGGTCCGCTCCCGCTGGTCCCGGAACGCGTCGCGGCCGGCCGGTGGAGTGCGAGCAACATCCAGATCCCGCTGCCGGGCGAATGGCAGGTCCGGATCACCGTACGGACGTCCGACATCGACCAGACGACCGTCGAGAAGAACGTGAGGATCGGCTGA
- a CDS encoding copper chaperone PCu(A)C, with amino-acid sequence MTRRTVTALAAALALSAGPVLAGCSSSAPELTVDGAFMPQPVGDMAGGFLTVTNSGGTADRLTSVTSSLSDDVQIHETKDRRMRQVTSLDVPPNGELRLERGGDHLMFMGIKKQPQQGDTIDVELHFEKSEPIRVELPVEERTHNPKQH; translated from the coding sequence GTGACCCGCCGAACGGTGACCGCCCTCGCCGCGGCACTGGCCCTCTCCGCCGGTCCGGTGCTGGCGGGCTGTTCCTCGTCCGCACCCGAGCTGACGGTCGACGGTGCGTTCATGCCACAGCCCGTCGGCGACATGGCGGGCGGCTTCCTCACCGTCACCAACAGCGGTGGCACCGCGGACAGGCTGACGTCCGTCACCAGCAGCCTCTCGGACGACGTCCAGATACACGAGACGAAGGACCGCAGGATGCGGCAGGTGACGTCGCTCGACGTACCCCCCAACGGGGAGCTGCGGCTGGAACGCGGTGGCGACCACCTCATGTTCATGGGCATCAAGAAGCAGCCGCAGCAGGGCGACACGATCGACGTCGAGCTGCACTTCGAGAAGTCGGAACCGATCAGGGTCGAGCTCCCCGTCGAGGAGCGGACCCACAACCCGAAGCAGCACTGA
- a CDS encoding SCO family protein, with protein MRNKIVTAAALAVAAVLSLSACGPDGGSDNADGSVAEVSAQPGDKAATVLDRPFEKPDLVLTDTTGKPYDLRERTKGKPTLIYFGYTHCPDVCPLTMSNIAVAMKQLPEADRDRLQVVFVTTDPERDTAAELAKWLPAAGDPSFVGLTGDFPTIQAGARQLGIGVEPSTKDKNGKVVSMHGTQVVAFSPKTDRGYVLYGEDTTPEDFAKDLPKLVEGENP; from the coding sequence ATGCGCAACAAGATCGTGACGGCCGCCGCCCTGGCGGTGGCGGCCGTACTCTCCCTCTCCGCCTGCGGCCCCGACGGGGGGTCGGACAACGCGGACGGCTCCGTCGCCGAGGTCTCCGCCCAGCCCGGGGACAAGGCCGCGACCGTCCTCGACCGGCCCTTCGAGAAGCCGGACCTCGTCCTCACCGACACCACGGGCAAGCCGTACGACCTCCGCGAGCGGACCAAGGGCAAGCCGACCCTGATCTACTTCGGCTACACCCACTGCCCCGACGTCTGCCCGCTGACGATGAGCAACATCGCCGTCGCCATGAAGCAACTGCCCGAGGCCGACCGGGACAGGCTCCAGGTCGTCTTCGTCACCACCGACCCCGAGCGGGACACCGCGGCCGAACTGGCCAAGTGGCTCCCCGCCGCGGGCGACCCCTCCTTCGTCGGACTCACCGGCGACTTCCCGACCATCCAGGCCGGGGCGCGCCAGCTGGGCATCGGTGTCGAGCCCTCCACAAAGGACAAGAACGGCAAGGTCGTGTCCATGCACGGGACGCAGGTCGTGGCGTTCTCCCCGAAGACCGACCGGGGCTACGTCCTGTACGGAGAGGACACCACCCCCGAGGACTTCGCCAAGGACCTCCCCAAGCTCGTCGAGGGGGAGAACCCGTGA
- a CDS encoding YcnI family copper-binding membrane protein — protein MNKVSRLAVAGGVAASSVLLLCGPALAHVSVQPQGEAAKGGYATVNFKVPNERDNASTVKLEVTVPADHPLSSVMPQPVPGWKAEVTKTKLAKPLSVHGKQITEAVSKITWTAAGGKIGPGEFQQFPVSLGRLPEDADELVFKALQTYDNKEVVRWIEEPQEDAAEPEHPAPVLALSAATGDHHGGGADGKNAADGKNAAHAADHADGEDGTTASSTDTTARVLAVVGILVGAGGVAFGVLAGRRRTA, from the coding sequence ATGAACAAGGTCTCTCGCCTCGCCGTCGCAGGCGGCGTCGCCGCCTCCTCCGTACTGCTGCTCTGCGGCCCCGCCCTCGCGCACGTCAGCGTGCAGCCGCAGGGCGAGGCCGCGAAGGGCGGTTACGCCACGGTCAACTTCAAGGTCCCGAACGAGCGCGACAACGCCTCGACGGTGAAGCTCGAGGTCACCGTCCCCGCCGATCACCCGCTGTCGTCCGTGATGCCGCAGCCCGTCCCGGGCTGGAAGGCCGAGGTCACGAAGACCAAGCTGGCCAAGCCGCTGAGCGTGCACGGCAAGCAGATCACCGAGGCCGTCTCGAAGATCACCTGGACCGCGGCCGGCGGCAAGATCGGCCCCGGTGAGTTCCAGCAGTTCCCGGTGTCCCTCGGCCGGTTGCCGGAGGACGCCGACGAGCTCGTCTTCAAGGCGCTCCAGACGTACGACAACAAGGAGGTCGTGCGCTGGATCGAGGAGCCGCAGGAGGACGCGGCCGAGCCGGAGCACCCCGCGCCCGTGCTCGCCCTCTCCGCGGCGACCGGTGACCACCACGGCGGCGGCGCGGACGGCAAGAACGCGGCGGACGGCAAGAACGCCGCCCACGCCGCGGACCACGCGGACGGCGAGGACGGGACCACGGCGAGCTCCACGGACACCACGGCGCGGGTCCTCGCCGTCGTCGGCATCCTCGTGGGTGCCGGTGGCGTGGCCTTCGGCGTGCTGGCCGGCCGCCGTCGCACCGCCTGA
- a CDS encoding ATP-binding protein has product MSIWWSLHLRREAASVPLARRLLLGAMETAGVDPDISFDLSVALSEACANAVEHGGFGAPGSAADGYRVTAYLDGEKCRIEVADGGPGFPDCAHLTGAGPAAESGRGLCLIEQLADHVHLRNRPGRGAVVSFDKVLKWRDGALLGAV; this is encoded by the coding sequence ATGAGCATCTGGTGGTCTCTCCATTTGCGGCGCGAGGCTGCGAGCGTGCCGCTCGCTCGACGTCTTCTGCTCGGTGCCATGGAGACCGCGGGCGTCGATCCCGACATCTCCTTCGATCTCTCCGTCGCGCTGAGCGAGGCGTGCGCGAACGCCGTCGAGCACGGTGGCTTCGGCGCTCCCGGATCGGCGGCGGACGGATACCGCGTGACGGCGTATCTGGACGGCGAGAAGTGCCGTATCGAAGTGGCGGACGGAGGGCCGGGGTTCCCGGACTGCGCCCATCTCACCGGCGCGGGGCCCGCCGCGGAGAGCGGCCGCGGCCTCTGCCTCATCGAGCAGCTCGCCGACCACGTCCATCTGCGGAACCGGCCCGGCCGGGGCGCGGTGGTGAGCTTCGACAAGGTGCTGAAATGGCGGGACGGCGCCCTGCTCGGAGCGGTCTGA
- a CDS encoding aminopeptidase P family protein: MAEELTPETPENESDRTAEAEGTEEPIKQRKNGLYPEVSDELAENMKSGWADTELHGLEPVAQAAHTERRRAALSARFPGERLVIPAGNLRTRSNDTEYSFRASTEYAYLTGDQSHDGVLVLEPTADGHKATVHLLPRSNRENGEFWLDGQGELWVGRRHSLTEAGQLLGITAEDVRELPQKLREATGPVRVVRGHDAGVESALNDKVTAERDEELRVFLSEARLVKDEFEIAELQRACDATARGFEDVVRVLDRAEATSERYIEGTFFLRARVDGNDVGYGSICAAGPHATTLHWVRNDGAVRSGELLLLDAGVETTELYTADVTRTLPINGRFTELQRRIYDAVYEAQEAGIAAVRPGAPYRDFHDAAQRVLATRLVEWGLLGDLDVEKVLELGLQRRWTLHGTGHMLGMDVHDCAAARRETYVAGTLEPGMCLTVEPGLYFQADDLTVPEEYRGIGVRIEDDILVTEDGNRNLSAALPRQADEVESWMARLKG, encoded by the coding sequence GTGGCAGAGGAGCTCACCCCGGAGACCCCGGAGAACGAGTCCGACCGCACCGCCGAGGCGGAAGGGACCGAGGAGCCGATCAAGCAGCGCAAGAACGGCCTGTACCCGGAGGTCTCCGACGAGCTCGCGGAGAACATGAAGTCGGGCTGGGCCGACACCGAGCTCCACGGCCTGGAGCCCGTCGCCCAGGCCGCGCACACCGAGCGCCGCCGCGCCGCCCTCTCCGCCCGCTTCCCGGGCGAGCGGCTCGTGATCCCGGCGGGCAACCTGAGGACCCGCTCCAACGACACCGAGTACTCCTTCCGCGCCTCCACCGAGTACGCCTACCTCACCGGCGACCAGAGCCACGACGGCGTCCTGGTGCTGGAGCCCACCGCCGACGGCCACAAGGCGACCGTCCACCTGCTGCCGCGCTCCAACCGGGAGAACGGCGAGTTCTGGCTCGACGGCCAGGGCGAGCTGTGGGTCGGCCGCCGCCACTCGCTGACCGAGGCGGGGCAGCTGCTGGGCATCACGGCCGAGGACGTGCGCGAGCTGCCGCAGAAGCTGCGCGAGGCGACCGGCCCGGTCCGCGTCGTCCGCGGCCACGACGCCGGCGTCGAGTCCGCCCTGAACGACAAGGTCACCGCCGAGCGCGACGAGGAACTGCGCGTCTTCCTCTCCGAGGCCCGCCTGGTCAAGGACGAGTTCGAGATCGCCGAGCTCCAGCGGGCCTGCGACGCCACGGCCCGCGGCTTCGAGGACGTCGTCAGGGTTCTGGACCGGGCCGAGGCCACCAGCGAGCGCTACATCGAGGGAACGTTCTTCCTGCGCGCCCGGGTCGACGGCAACGACGTCGGCTACGGCTCGATCTGTGCGGCCGGTCCGCACGCCACCACCCTGCACTGGGTCCGCAACGACGGTGCGGTCCGCTCCGGCGAGCTGCTGCTCCTGGACGCCGGCGTGGAGACCACCGAGCTCTACACCGCCGACGTCACCCGCACCCTGCCGATCAACGGCCGCTTCACCGAGCTGCAGCGCAGGATCTACGACGCCGTGTACGAGGCGCAGGAGGCCGGCATCGCCGCGGTGCGGCCCGGTGCCCCCTACCGCGACTTCCACGACGCGGCCCAGCGGGTCCTGGCCACCCGGCTCGTGGAGTGGGGTCTGCTCGGCGACCTCGACGTCGAGAAGGTGCTCGAGCTCGGCCTCCAGCGCCGCTGGACGCTGCACGGCACCGGGCACATGCTCGGCATGGACGTCCACGACTGCGCGGCCGCGCGCCGCGAGACCTACGTCGCGGGCACGCTGGAGCCCGGCATGTGCCTGACCGTCGAGCCCGGTCTGTACTTCCAGGCCGACGACCTGACCGTGCCCGAGGAGTACCGCGGCATCGGCGTCCGGATCGAGGACGACATCCTCGTCACCGAGGACGGCAACCGGAACCTCTCGGCGGCGCTGCCGCGACAGGCGGACGAGGTCGAGTCGTGGATGGCCCGGCTCAAGGGCTGA
- a CDS encoding PP2C family protein-serine/threonine phosphatase codes for MLDIPLCLRVDVDAVIAAQIDMGVCDAIEQNAPAGRPAAMSAPHLPKVAGIDSAVPPSAHTAGPLAPDPAPGAVIQDRLAGWVSDLTTLHELTERLARTGTLDEALDELLLAGAALVGARRGMAVLEPADGRGPAGTVGLGLARADLGHIETVPRSATGYGRILDSGTAGVPSPVVQADLFHEEALDPLHREVAARLGYAASYALPLATEEAGRLGVAVWFYDEPAEPVDRQRHLVGLYGRYATEHLARLLELERARRQMAVIAEELLPSRLPRIPGVRLAARHLTGPRGGGEWYDALPLPEGALGLAVGSVSGSGPSALAAMGRLRASLRAYAVMEGEDPVAVLSDLELLLRLTEPARSATALFAYCEPATAPHAEGSGSKIVLAGAGHTPPLIVGQHRTEFVETSLSAPLGMLACWEAPSVEFSPAPGETVLLYTDGLLRRTGDPMDRAFTRLHTAAASVPKAMRHDPGAVADHVLRTVLPGGLDAGADGEDVVMLAARFE; via the coding sequence ATGCTGGACATCCCCCTTTGTCTGCGTGTAGATGTGGATGCAGTGATAGCGGCGCAGATTGACATGGGGGTTTGCGATGCTATTGAGCAGAACGCACCAGCCGGACGGCCGGCTGCCATGAGCGCCCCTCACCTGCCGAAAGTGGCTGGAATCGACTCAGCGGTTCCGCCCTCCGCGCACACTGCCGGACCGCTCGCCCCCGATCCCGCGCCCGGCGCGGTGATCCAGGACCGGCTGGCCGGCTGGGTCTCCGACCTGACCACGCTCCACGAACTCACCGAACGGCTCGCCAGGACCGGCACGCTGGACGAGGCACTCGACGAACTCCTGCTCGCGGGCGCCGCCCTGGTCGGTGCCCGCCGAGGCATGGCCGTCCTCGAACCGGCCGACGGCCGCGGGCCCGCCGGCACCGTCGGACTCGGCCTGGCCCGCGCCGACCTGGGCCACATCGAGACCGTCCCCCGCAGCGCCACCGGGTACGGCCGGATCCTCGACAGCGGGACGGCCGGCGTCCCCTCCCCCGTCGTCCAGGCGGACCTCTTCCACGAGGAGGCGCTCGACCCGCTCCACCGCGAGGTCGCCGCCCGCCTCGGCTACGCCGCGAGCTACGCCCTGCCGCTCGCCACGGAGGAGGCCGGGAGGCTGGGCGTCGCCGTCTGGTTCTACGACGAGCCCGCCGAACCCGTGGACCGCCAGCGCCATCTCGTCGGCCTCTACGGGCGGTACGCCACCGAGCACCTCGCCCGGCTGCTGGAGCTGGAGCGGGCCCGCCGGCAGATGGCCGTCATCGCCGAGGAGCTGCTGCCCAGCAGGCTGCCCCGGATCCCCGGGGTACGGCTCGCGGCCCGCCATCTCACCGGACCGCGCGGCGGTGGCGAGTGGTACGACGCGCTGCCACTGCCCGAGGGCGCCCTGGGCCTCGCCGTCGGTTCGGTCTCCGGTTCGGGACCGAGCGCGCTGGCCGCCATGGGCAGGCTCCGGGCCAGTCTGCGGGCGTACGCGGTGATGGAGGGGGAGGACCCCGTCGCCGTGCTCTCGGACCTGGAGCTGCTGCTGAGGCTCACCGAACCGGCCCGCTCGGCGACCGCGCTCTTCGCGTACTGCGAACCCGCGACGGCGCCCCATGCCGAGGGCTCGGGCAGCAAGATCGTGCTGGCCGGCGCCGGGCACACCCCGCCGCTGATCGTCGGGCAGCACCGCACCGAGTTCGTCGAGACGTCGCTGTCGGCGCCGCTGGGGATGCTCGCCTGCTGGGAGGCGCCCAGCGTGGAGTTCTCCCCCGCCCCAGGAGAAACGGTGCTGCTCTACACCGACGGTCTGCTCCGGCGCACCGGCGATCCGATGGACCGGGCCTTCACCCGGCTGCACACCGCGGCGGCGAGCGTGCCCAAGGCCATGCGCCACGACCCGGGCGCGGTCGCCGACCACGTGCTGCGCACGGTGCTGCCCGGTGGGCTCGACGCCGGTGCGGACGGCGAGGACGTGGTGATGCTGGCTGCCCGGTTCGAGTGA
- a CDS encoding bifunctional DNA primase/polymerase yields MREILGRRRRLRFWRKGRPAPQLDAALTCATVWKWPVLPGVGLTTGGGRADRVRGCACPDRECVVPGAHPFDPGLLAATTDERMVRWWWTQRPTAPIVLATGGRAPCAVSLPAVAGARALAALDRMGMRLGPVVATPTRWSLLVAPYSMEQLGELLHAKDRVPSSLRFHGSGGYLMLPPSETGTGQVRWERAPLPGSAAPWLPDVEAVVDALVEASVSTPSGVTPPETGEGSRLAY; encoded by the coding sequence ATGCGCGAGATCCTCGGAAGGCGACGCAGGCTCCGGTTCTGGCGCAAGGGGAGGCCTGCTCCTCAACTCGACGCGGCGCTGACCTGCGCCACCGTATGGAAATGGCCCGTGCTGCCCGGTGTGGGACTCACGACCGGCGGCGGGCGGGCCGATCGCGTCCGCGGCTGTGCCTGCCCCGACCGCGAGTGCGTCGTACCCGGCGCGCACCCCTTCGACCCCGGGCTCCTGGCGGCGACCACCGACGAGCGGATGGTGCGCTGGTGGTGGACCCAGCGGCCCACCGCCCCGATCGTGCTCGCCACGGGAGGCCGCGCGCCGTGCGCGGTGAGCCTGCCGGCGGTCGCCGGGGCCCGGGCGCTCGCCGCGCTCGATCGGATGGGGATGAGACTCGGCCCGGTCGTCGCCACGCCGACCCGGTGGTCGCTGCTCGTCGCCCCGTACTCGATGGAGCAGCTGGGCGAGCTGCTGCACGCCAAGGACCGGGTGCCGAGTTCGCTGCGCTTCCACGGCTCGGGCGGCTATCTGATGCTGCCGCCCTCGGAGACAGGCACGGGCCAGGTCCGCTGGGAGCGGGCCCCGCTTCCCGGCTCGGCCGCGCCCTGGCTGCCCGATGTGGAAGCCGTGGTGGACGCCCTAGTCGAGGCGAGCGTCAGCACCCCCTCGGGTGTGACGCCTCCGGAGACCGGGGAAGGGTCCCGCCTCGCGTACTGA